A single Anatilimnocola floriformis DNA region contains:
- a CDS encoding cyanophycin metabolism-associated DUF1854 family protein, producing the protein MTQPMKNELAPNGTFGLARDAFGRLTLINADGERFVGVTPLRMFPFSDREHWISLTGPDNKELLLIEDLLALPSNLRKILEDELADLEFLPVIERVVHCSGDTEPSAWEVQTSRGPTHFVLKSEDDIRTLAPGKLLIVDAVGQRYLVPDFRKLDSYSRRILEEYA; encoded by the coding sequence ATGACCCAGCCGATGAAAAACGAACTGGCCCCCAACGGCACCTTCGGCCTCGCCCGCGATGCCTTCGGCCGTTTGACGCTGATCAACGCCGACGGCGAACGCTTCGTCGGCGTGACGCCGCTCCGAATGTTTCCGTTCTCCGATCGCGAGCACTGGATCTCGCTCACGGGGCCGGACAACAAAGAACTGCTACTGATCGAAGACCTGCTCGCGCTCCCCAGCAACCTGCGCAAGATCCTGGAAGACGAACTCGCCGATCTGGAGTTCCTGCCGGTCATCGAACGCGTCGTACACTGCAGCGGCGACACCGAACCGAGCGCCTGGGAAGTGCAAACCAGCCGCGGCCCGACTCACTTTGTCCTCAAAAGCGAAGACGACATCCGCACCCTCGCCCCCGGCAAACTTTTGATCGTCGACGCCGTCGGCCAGCGGTATCTCGTTCCTGACTTCCGCAAGCTCGACAGCTATAGTCGGCGAATTTTGGAAGAGTACGCGTAG